A region of Leifsonia xyli DNA encodes the following proteins:
- a CDS encoding thiamine ABC transporter ATP-binding protein yields MTTLTATPEPTLPGTTRRKEKGLPWGSPIIYFVALVVIALMLVPIAYIVLGGFRTNSQITVDPAGFPNPWNVQNYLSVLSGSTFWQEVGNSTIVALATTFGVIVLGLAASYVLARYKFRGRGFLYALFAAGLMFPITVAITPLYIVVRNIGLMNSLGGVILPQIAFALPTTIIILVPFLRAIPDEIEEAAFIDGCSRLGFFWRMVLRLSLPGVITVGILAFIASWNSYLLPLFLLNNEATFTLPLGVQAFSSQYSQDTAKVLAFTSLSMIPALVFFSLFERRIVGGLTGAVKG; encoded by the coding sequence ATGACGACCCTCACCGCCACTCCCGAGCCCACGCTCCCGGGCACGACCCGGCGCAAGGAGAAGGGCCTCCCCTGGGGCTCGCCGATCATCTACTTCGTGGCGCTCGTCGTCATCGCCCTGATGCTCGTGCCGATCGCGTACATCGTGCTCGGCGGCTTCCGCACCAACTCGCAGATCACGGTCGACCCCGCCGGGTTCCCGAACCCCTGGAACGTCCAGAACTACCTGAGCGTCCTCAGCGGCAGCACGTTCTGGCAGGAGGTCGGCAACTCGACGATCGTCGCGCTGGCGACCACCTTCGGCGTGATCGTGCTCGGCCTGGCGGCGAGCTACGTGCTGGCGCGCTACAAGTTCCGCGGGCGCGGGTTCCTCTACGCCCTGTTCGCCGCGGGCCTGATGTTCCCCATCACGGTCGCGATCACCCCGCTCTACATCGTGGTGCGCAACATCGGCCTGATGAACTCGCTCGGCGGCGTCATCCTGCCGCAGATCGCGTTCGCCCTGCCGACGACGATCATCATCCTGGTGCCGTTCCTGCGGGCCATCCCGGACGAGATCGAGGAGGCCGCGTTCATCGACGGCTGCAGCAGGCTCGGCTTCTTCTGGCGGATGGTGCTCCGGCTCTCCCTGCCGGGCGTGATCACCGTCGGCATCCTGGCGTTCATCGCGAGCTGGAACAGCTACCTGCTGCCGCTCTTCCTCCTCAACAACGAAGCGACGTTCACCCTGCCGCTGGGAGTGCAGGCGTTCTCGTCGCAGTACTCGCAGGACACGGCGAAGGTCCTCGCCTTCACGTCGCTGTCCATGATTCCGGCGCTGGTGTTCTTCAGCCTGTTCGAACGCCGCATCGTCGGCGGTCTGACCGGCGCCGTCAAGGGCTGA
- a CDS encoding sugar ABC transporter substrate-binding protein, which translates to MKGTKLLTGAAVVMAGALALTGCSGGSDSSSSNGKVNMTLWQNSTTGPGQEFWKNAVAAFEKKNPNVTIKVQSIQNEDLDGKLQTALNSGDAPDIFLQRGGGKMAAMVNAGQLMDITDKVSSDTKKNISEGSFKAETYQDKVWAMPIAVLPGGLFYSQDLFKAAGITDAPKTISDLNDDVTKLKSTGVAPIALGAKDAWPAAHWFYWFALRECAGSTMEKTADSKSFSDGCWLKAAEDLQKFSDTKPFNDGFLTTSAQQGAGSSAGLVANHKAAMELMGAWDPGVIASLTPDQKPLPDLGFYPFPEVPGGKGEPGSIMGGVDGYSCSVKAPKECADFLNFVATTDQQEAYYKAFNAPPVNSEAQKVVTEPYLKDVLAAYNKAPYVSQWLDTVLGQNVGNALNVAVVDMLAGKSDPKQLIQAANDAAKKG; encoded by the coding sequence ATGAAAGGCACCAAGCTCCTCACCGGAGCGGCCGTCGTGATGGCCGGCGCGCTCGCCCTCACCGGGTGCAGCGGAGGCTCCGACAGCTCGAGCAGCAACGGCAAGGTCAACATGACCCTCTGGCAGAACTCCACCACCGGCCCCGGCCAGGAGTTCTGGAAGAACGCCGTCGCGGCCTTCGAGAAGAAGAACCCGAACGTCACCATCAAGGTCCAGTCGATCCAGAACGAAGACCTCGACGGCAAGCTCCAGACCGCGCTGAACTCCGGCGACGCCCCCGACATCTTCCTGCAGCGAGGCGGCGGCAAGATGGCGGCGATGGTCAACGCCGGTCAGCTCATGGACATCACCGACAAGGTGTCGTCCGACACGAAGAAGAACATCTCCGAGGGCTCGTTCAAGGCCGAGACCTACCAGGACAAGGTGTGGGCCATGCCCATCGCCGTGCTCCCGGGCGGCCTGTTCTACAGCCAGGATCTGTTCAAGGCCGCGGGCATCACCGACGCGCCGAAGACGATCAGCGACCTCAACGACGACGTGACCAAGCTCAAGAGCACCGGCGTCGCCCCCATCGCGCTCGGCGCGAAGGACGCCTGGCCCGCCGCACACTGGTTCTACTGGTTCGCGCTGCGCGAGTGCGCCGGCTCCACCATGGAGAAGACCGCCGACTCGAAGTCCTTCTCGGACGGCTGCTGGCTGAAGGCCGCGGAGGACCTGCAGAAGTTCTCCGACACCAAGCCCTTCAACGACGGCTTCCTCACCACCTCCGCCCAGCAGGGCGCGGGCAGCTCGGCCGGCCTCGTCGCCAACCACAAGGCGGCCATGGAGCTCATGGGCGCCTGGGACCCGGGCGTGATCGCGTCCCTCACCCCCGACCAGAAGCCTCTTCCGGACCTCGGCTTCTACCCGTTCCCGGAGGTTCCGGGCGGCAAGGGCGAGCCGGGCTCGATCATGGGCGGCGTCGACGGGTACTCGTGCTCGGTCAAGGCCCCCAAGGAGTGCGCCGACTTCCTCAACTTCGTTGCCACCACGGACCAGCAGGAGGCCTACTACAAGGCCTTCAACGCCCCGCCGGTGAACTCGGAGGCCCAGAAGGTCGTCACCGAGCCCTACCTGAAGGATGTGCTGGCCGCCTACAACAAGGCGCCCTACGTCTCGCAGTGGCTCGACACCGTCCTCGGCCAGAACGTCGGCAACGCGCTGAACGTCGCGGTCGTGGACATGCTCGCCGGTAAGAGCGACCCGAAGCAGCTCATCCAGGCGGCCAACGACGCGGCGAAGAAGGGCTGA
- a CDS encoding LacI family transcriptional regulator, whose product MGRRPTINDVAEAAGVSVATVSKAVNGRYGVAVETVERVLQVVQELGYESSLVASSMRSRRTGVIGVLVADFEPFSAEILKGVGAALHDSRYDLLAYSGSRQPSSEGWERRSLSRLSGTLIDGVIMVTPTVVSANADVPMVAIDPHTGRADVPTVESDSFGGARNAIAFLIGLGHRRIAFVAGRPDLRSSSLRDAGYRRALGEAGIPFDPSLVAVGRYEHDTVKEVALPLLARPDRPTAVFAANDISAIAVIEVAAELGLDVPRDLSVVGFDDIPEASQYSPPLTTVRQPMQSLGAAAADLLIALMNGETPERTHLRLPTRLVRRATTAPPA is encoded by the coding sequence ATGGGACGACGTCCGACCATCAATGACGTGGCGGAGGCAGCCGGTGTTTCGGTTGCCACCGTCTCGAAGGCTGTGAACGGCCGCTACGGTGTGGCGGTCGAGACGGTCGAGCGTGTGCTCCAGGTCGTGCAGGAGCTAGGGTACGAATCCAGCCTGGTCGCGAGCAGTATGCGGTCACGCCGCACGGGGGTCATCGGCGTGCTGGTCGCAGACTTCGAGCCGTTCTCGGCGGAGATCCTCAAGGGCGTCGGCGCCGCCCTCCACGACTCCCGCTACGACCTGCTGGCGTACAGCGGCTCGCGGCAGCCGTCGAGCGAGGGATGGGAGCGCCGCTCGTTGAGCCGGCTGAGCGGAACGCTCATCGACGGCGTGATCATGGTGACGCCGACCGTGGTGAGCGCCAACGCGGACGTGCCCATGGTCGCCATCGACCCGCACACCGGCCGGGCGGACGTGCCGACGGTGGAGTCGGACAGCTTCGGCGGCGCGCGCAACGCGATCGCCTTCCTGATCGGGCTGGGCCACCGGCGGATCGCCTTCGTCGCCGGACGTCCGGACCTGCGCTCGTCGAGCCTCCGCGACGCGGGCTACCGTCGCGCGCTGGGTGAGGCGGGCATCCCGTTCGACCCTTCGCTCGTGGCGGTGGGCCGTTACGAGCACGACACCGTGAAGGAGGTCGCGCTGCCGCTGCTGGCGCGCCCCGACCGGCCGACAGCGGTCTTCGCGGCCAACGACATCTCGGCGATCGCGGTGATAGAGGTGGCGGCGGAGCTCGGCCTGGATGTGCCGCGCGACCTCTCCGTCGTCGGCTTCGACGACATCCCGGAGGCGTCGCAGTACAGCCCGCCGCTGACCACCGTGCGTCAGCCGATGCAGAGCCTGGGCGCCGCGGCGGCCGACCTGCTGATCGCCCTCATGAACGGCGAGACGCCCGAGCGCACGCACCTGCGTCTCCCGACGCGCCTCGTCCGCCGCGCCACCACCGCCCCGCCCGCCTGA
- a CDS encoding acetylxylan esterase, protein MPLTDLSHADLLTFRPDVQEPADFDAFWARTLSEARAAGGVPELTPAETPVTQLLVDDLVFPGFGGEPVRAWVSRPLEADGPLPAVVQFQGYGGGRGLAGENVSWALAGYVHVFVDTRGQGSGWGSGGDTPDPHGSGPATPGVMTRGIHSPETYYYRRVFTDAVRAVDAVRELPFVDASRIAVTGGSQGGGIALAAAALSNDVAAAMPDVAFLCAFRRGVEVAVGGPYQEIATYLSVHRDEIEDVFRTVSYFDGVNFARRIHVPSLFSVALMDTVVPPSTTFAAYNHLAAEDRAIEVYPFNDHEGGGHLQWRTQAAWLAARFTV, encoded by the coding sequence ATGCCGCTCACCGACCTGTCCCACGCCGACCTGCTGACCTTCCGCCCGGACGTGCAGGAGCCGGCCGACTTCGACGCGTTCTGGGCGCGCACCCTCTCCGAGGCGCGCGCGGCGGGCGGAGTGCCCGAGCTGACGCCGGCCGAGACGCCGGTGACCCAGCTCCTCGTCGACGACCTGGTGTTCCCGGGTTTCGGCGGCGAGCCGGTGCGCGCGTGGGTGTCGCGGCCCCTGGAGGCGGACGGCCCGCTGCCCGCGGTGGTGCAGTTCCAGGGCTACGGCGGCGGCCGCGGCCTCGCCGGCGAGAACGTGTCGTGGGCGCTCGCCGGCTACGTGCACGTGTTCGTGGACACCCGCGGCCAGGGCAGTGGATGGGGCAGCGGCGGCGACACCCCCGACCCGCACGGCTCGGGGCCGGCCACCCCCGGCGTGATGACCCGCGGCATCCACTCGCCCGAGACGTACTACTACCGCCGGGTGTTCACCGACGCGGTGCGCGCGGTCGACGCCGTGCGGGAGCTGCCGTTCGTCGACGCGTCGCGGATCGCCGTGACCGGCGGCAGCCAGGGCGGCGGCATCGCGCTCGCGGCGGCGGCGCTCTCAAACGACGTGGCCGCGGCGATGCCGGACGTCGCGTTCCTCTGCGCCTTCCGCCGCGGCGTCGAGGTCGCGGTCGGCGGTCCGTACCAGGAGATCGCGACCTACCTGTCCGTGCACCGCGACGAGATCGAGGACGTGTTCCGGACGGTCTCGTACTTCGACGGAGTGAACTTCGCCCGCCGCATCCACGTGCCGTCGCTGTTCTCGGTTGCGCTGATGGACACGGTGGTGCCGCCGTCGACGACGTTCGCCGCGTACAACCACCTCGCCGCGGAGGACCGCGCGATCGAGGTCTACCCGTTCAACGACCACGAGGGCGGCGGCCACCTCCAGTGGCGCACGCAAGCCGCGTGGCTGGCCGCCCGCTTCACCGTCTGA
- a CDS encoding LacI family transcriptional regulator, with product MSLSTVSKVLNGRPGVAAATRRLVEDLLHDSGYARRGVDAERGETVELVLENLASEWSVEVIRGVERVAREAGLAMTLSTIGDYHAAGDDLITGVLRRKPVAVVLQFSNLTADHRRQLRARNIPFVVVDPAGDPPPDVPAIGATNWAGGLAATRHLAALGHERIAAIGGPADLLCSRARVAGYQAALQEAGLPAAAPVESAGFSRADGEREGRRLLGAAPAERPTAIVCANDMQALGVYDAAFALGLDVPGDVSVVGFDDAPSASWARPPLTTVRQPLQEMAEEAARLALRLRAGAAESTRLELATSLIERGSTAPPRS from the coding sequence GTGTCGCTGTCCACCGTGTCCAAGGTGCTCAACGGGCGGCCCGGCGTCGCGGCCGCGACGAGGCGGCTGGTCGAGGACCTGCTGCACGACTCCGGCTACGCCCGCCGCGGTGTGGATGCGGAGCGCGGCGAGACGGTCGAGCTCGTGCTCGAGAACCTGGCGAGCGAGTGGTCGGTGGAGGTGATCCGCGGCGTGGAACGGGTGGCCCGGGAGGCCGGGCTCGCCATGACCCTGTCGACGATCGGCGACTATCACGCGGCCGGCGACGACCTCATCACCGGGGTGCTGCGGCGCAAGCCGGTCGCGGTCGTGCTGCAGTTCTCGAATCTCACGGCTGACCACCGGCGGCAGTTGCGGGCGCGCAACATCCCCTTCGTCGTCGTGGACCCGGCGGGCGACCCGCCGCCGGACGTCCCCGCGATCGGCGCCACGAACTGGGCGGGCGGGCTGGCCGCGACGCGTCACCTCGCCGCGCTCGGGCACGAGCGCATCGCGGCGATCGGCGGCCCGGCCGACCTGCTGTGCTCGCGGGCCCGAGTCGCCGGGTACCAGGCGGCGCTGCAGGAAGCCGGCCTCCCGGCCGCTGCGCCGGTCGAGTCTGCGGGCTTCTCGCGCGCGGACGGCGAGCGGGAGGGGCGCCGCCTGCTCGGCGCCGCGCCGGCGGAACGCCCGACCGCGATCGTCTGCGCCAACGACATGCAGGCGCTCGGGGTGTACGACGCGGCGTTCGCGCTCGGCCTCGACGTGCCGGGCGACGTCTCCGTCGTCGGCTTCGACGACGCCCCGTCCGCGTCCTGGGCCCGCCCGCCGCTCACGACCGTCCGGCAGCCGCTCCAGGAGATGGCGGAGGAGGCCGCGCGGCTGGCGCTGCGCCTGCGCGCCGGGGCGGCTGAGAGCACCCGCCTGGAGCTCGCCACCAGCCTGATCGAGCGCGGGTCGACGGCGCCGCCGCGCTCCTGA